The proteins below are encoded in one region of Sphingobium yanoikuyae:
- a CDS encoding SDR family oxidoreductase: MAKGLFDCTGKVTLVTGGNGGIGLGFAMGVAKMGGDIAIWARNADKNEAAAAALRAAGASRVETYQVDVASEEAIIDGYATLLADFGRIDCVFANSGRASRSRSVLTLDSAEWHDLLAVNLHGAFFTLREGAKAMVARAEAGEPGGSLVYCGSLSMFHGIAGINNYAASKGGMGAAVRGMAAELGKYEIRANSIAPGYIKTGIGGDGEMSEEMKARMAAVDAHFSAKTPIHRPGAIEDFEGIGAYLASDASRYHSGDTIVIDGGSLVYPPYAF, translated from the coding sequence ATGGCTAAGGGTCTTTTCGACTGCACGGGCAAGGTCACGCTGGTCACCGGCGGCAATGGCGGCATTGGCCTGGGCTTCGCCATGGGCGTCGCCAAGATGGGCGGCGACATCGCCATCTGGGCACGCAACGCGGACAAGAACGAAGCCGCCGCCGCCGCCCTGCGCGCAGCGGGCGCCAGCCGGGTCGAAACCTATCAGGTCGATGTCGCGTCGGAAGAAGCGATCATCGACGGCTATGCCACATTGCTCGCCGATTTCGGCCGGATCGACTGCGTCTTCGCCAATTCGGGCCGCGCCTCGCGCTCGCGCTCGGTGCTGACGCTGGATTCGGCGGAATGGCATGATCTGCTGGCGGTCAACCTGCACGGCGCCTTCTTCACCCTGCGCGAAGGGGCCAAGGCGATGGTCGCCCGCGCCGAAGCCGGCGAGCCGGGCGGCAGCCTGGTCTATTGCGGCAGCCTGTCGATGTTCCACGGCATTGCCGGGATCAACAATTATGCGGCGTCCAAGGGCGGCATGGGCGCCGCCGTGCGCGGCATGGCGGCGGAACTGGGCAAATATGAGATCCGCGCCAACAGCATTGCGCCCGGCTATATCAAGACCGGCATCGGCGGCGATGGCGAAATGAGCGAGGAGATGAAGGCCCGCATGGCCGCCGTCGACGCCCATTTCTCCGCCAAGACGCCGATCCATCGCCCCGGCGCGATCGAGGATTTCGAGGGCATCGGCGCCTATCTCGCGTCCGACGCCTCGCGTTACCATAGCGGCGACACGATCGTCATCGACGGCGGCAGCCTCGTCTATCCGCCCTACGCCTTCTGA
- a CDS encoding zinc-dependent alcohol dehydrogenase produces the protein MHLLNIHDVNDVRLDAYQRPEPGPKDVVVKMKACGICGSDLSYIKNGGIPGPGKLTALGHEGAGEIMLVGEEVAGVSVGQSVIINPMMTPSFIGSGGPEGAFTEELLVRDARLGDSLLPIPDGIPYDVAAMCEPLSVAMHGVNRAQARAGDKVVIFGCGPIGLGMVLWAIDRGCQDVIALDLAEERLERARALGAHTINPAKEDVIARIKAIHGTTTVFGREKAQTDAYIDAAGAPSILSDVIAMAKTHARHVITAAYMKPIELPAGPMLTTEMTITTAVGYPTEMPDVIAAMPRLKDKIAALISHKLPFAQVIEGLEIAARPQSAKVMIEFEGADA, from the coding sequence ATGCACCTGCTCAACATCCATGATGTGAACGATGTCCGGCTCGACGCCTATCAGCGGCCCGAACCGGGTCCGAAGGACGTCGTCGTGAAGATGAAGGCCTGCGGCATTTGTGGCAGCGACCTCAGCTATATCAAGAATGGCGGCATTCCCGGCCCCGGCAAGCTGACCGCGCTCGGCCATGAGGGCGCGGGCGAGATCATGCTGGTCGGTGAGGAAGTGGCAGGCGTCAGCGTCGGCCAGAGCGTCATCATCAACCCGATGATGACCCCCAGCTTCATCGGCAGCGGCGGGCCGGAGGGCGCCTTTACCGAGGAACTGCTGGTCCGCGACGCGCGGCTGGGCGACAGCCTGCTGCCGATCCCCGACGGCATCCCCTATGATGTCGCCGCCATGTGCGAGCCGTTGTCGGTGGCGATGCATGGCGTCAACCGGGCGCAGGCCAGGGCGGGCGACAAGGTGGTCATCTTCGGCTGCGGCCCGATTGGCCTTGGCATGGTGCTCTGGGCGATCGACCGGGGTTGCCAGGATGTGATCGCGCTCGACCTGGCCGAGGAACGGCTGGAGCGCGCCCGCGCGCTCGGCGCCCACACGATCAATCCGGCGAAGGAAGATGTGATCGCCCGGATCAAGGCGATCCATGGCACCACCACCGTGTTCGGCCGCGAAAAGGCGCAGACCGACGCCTATATCGACGCGGCCGGCGCGCCCTCCATCCTGTCCGACGTGATCGCCATGGCCAAGACCCATGCCCGCCATGTCATCACCGCCGCCTATATGAAGCCGATCGAACTGCCCGCAGGCCCGATGCTGACGACGGAAATGACGATCACCACGGCGGTCGGCTATCCGACCGAAATGCCCGACGTGATCGCCGCCATGCCGCGCCTCAAGGACAAGATCGCGGCGCTGATCAGCCACAAGCTGCCCTTCGCGCAGGTGATCGAGGGGCTGGAGATCGCCGCCCGCCCGCAATCCGCCAAGGTCATGATCGAGTTCGAGGGAGCCGACGCATGA
- a CDS encoding MBL fold metallo-hydrolase yields MSTPSAEKPQTPPQTPLGALVMAGQGQTEAEAITETIFMVKDISNAYLVTTADGDLLVNTGFLGNGARNKGLFAPHRTGALKRIIVTQAHPDHYGALPDQQEPGTEVITGVNFVDTEDYFDRLGPFLGIRSGKLWASMTRRDGPPPKPPRIIPDRTVETVHAFEQGGRKFEVVKTPGGETLCSVFVWMPEEKIIFTGNLFGPVWRSMPNLVTMRGDRPRLVRAYLQSLEHVRSLEPELVITGHGDPIRGAATIRADLDRMHAAVSYIERETIAGMNAGRHVQDLMREIVLPEDIRIGEFHGKTSWVVRAIWEENAGWFHYEDGTTALYGVPRPTVYPDLVELAGGAGALAARAHVHTAAGRPLEALHLLDIALGVAPDHEAALTVKKAALEQLLARSGGTNLSETMWLKAEIADAEKRLPAA; encoded by the coding sequence ATGAGCACGCCATCAGCCGAGAAACCGCAAACGCCGCCCCAAACTCCGCTCGGCGCGCTTGTCATGGCCGGGCAAGGCCAGACCGAGGCGGAAGCGATCACCGAGACCATCTTCATGGTGAAGGATATTTCCAACGCCTATCTGGTGACGACGGCGGATGGCGACCTGCTGGTCAATACCGGCTTTCTGGGCAATGGCGCGCGCAACAAGGGGCTGTTCGCGCCCCACCGCACCGGCGCGCTGAAGCGCATCATCGTCACCCAGGCGCATCCCGACCATTATGGCGCCCTGCCCGACCAGCAGGAGCCGGGCACGGAGGTGATCACGGGTGTCAATTTCGTTGACACCGAAGACTATTTCGACCGGCTCGGCCCTTTCCTCGGCATCCGATCGGGCAAGCTCTGGGCATCGATGACCCGGCGCGACGGTCCGCCGCCCAAGCCGCCGCGCATCATCCCCGACCGGACGGTGGAGACCGTCCATGCCTTCGAACAGGGCGGCCGCAAGTTCGAGGTGGTGAAGACACCGGGCGGCGAGACGCTCTGCTCGGTGTTCGTCTGGATGCCCGAGGAAAAGATCATCTTCACCGGCAATCTGTTCGGCCCGGTGTGGCGCTCCATGCCCAATCTGGTGACGATGCGCGGCGACCGCCCCCGGCTGGTGCGCGCCTATCTCCAGTCGCTGGAGCATGTCCGGTCGCTGGAGCCCGAACTGGTGATCACCGGCCATGGCGATCCGATCCGCGGCGCGGCAACGATCCGTGCCGATCTCGACCGGATGCACGCCGCCGTTTCCTATATCGAGCGCGAGACGATCGCCGGCATGAATGCCGGCCGCCATGTCCAGGATCTGATGCGCGAGATCGTCCTGCCCGAGGATATCCGGATCGGCGAATTTCATGGCAAGACCAGCTGGGTCGTCCGCGCCATCTGGGAGGAAAATGCCGGCTGGTTCCATTATGAGGATGGCACCACCGCCCTCTACGGCGTGCCGCGCCCGACCGTCTATCCCGACCTGGTCGAACTGGCCGGCGGCGCCGGGGCGCTCGCCGCCCGCGCCCATGTCCATACCGCGGCGGGGCGTCCGCTCGAAGCGCTGCACCTGCTTGACATCGCGCTGGGCGTCGCGCCCGACCATGAGGCCGCGCTGACCGTCAAGAAAGCCGCGCTCGAACAATTGCTCGCCCGCAGCGGCGGCACCAACCTGTCCGAAACCATGTGGCTGAAGGCGGAAATCGCCGACGCCGAAAAGCGGCTCCCGGCCGCCTGA
- the cysD gene encoding sulfate adenylyltransferase subunit CysD, translated as MARSLTHLERLEAESIHILREVVSEAERPVMLYSVGKDSAVMLHLAKKAFYPSPPPFPLLHVDTTWKFRAMYDLRDKAARDAGMELLVHHNPEAQARGINPFDHGALHTDMWKTEGLKQALDKFGFDAAFGGARRDEEKSRAKERIFSFRTASHGWDPKNQRPELWNLYNARKAKGESIRVFPISNWTELDIWQYIQLEGIEIVPLYFAAPRPTVERDGMLLMVDDERFPLEPGEVPVERSIRFRTLGCYPLTGAVESEASTLSEVIQEMLLTTTSERQGRAIDKDAGGAGMEKKKQEGYF; from the coding sequence ATGGCACGCAGTCTTACCCATTTGGAGCGCCTTGAGGCGGAGAGCATACATATATTGCGGGAGGTGGTGTCGGAGGCGGAGCGGCCTGTGATGCTGTACTCGGTGGGCAAGGACAGCGCGGTGATGCTGCATCTGGCCAAGAAGGCCTTCTATCCCTCGCCGCCGCCCTTCCCGCTGCTCCATGTCGACACCACCTGGAAGTTCCGCGCGATGTACGACCTGCGCGACAAGGCGGCGCGCGACGCGGGGATGGAACTGCTGGTCCATCATAATCCCGAGGCCCAGGCGCGCGGTATCAACCCGTTCGACCATGGCGCCCTCCACACCGACATGTGGAAGACGGAAGGGCTGAAGCAGGCGCTCGACAAGTTCGGCTTCGACGCGGCATTCGGCGGCGCGCGCCGCGACGAGGAGAAGAGCCGCGCCAAGGAGCGCATCTTCTCCTTCCGCACCGCGTCGCACGGCTGGGATCCCAAGAACCAGCGGCCGGAACTCTGGAACCTCTATAATGCCCGCAAGGCCAAGGGCGAGAGCATCCGCGTCTTCCCCATCTCCAACTGGACCGAGCTCGACATCTGGCAATATATCCAGCTGGAAGGCATCGAGATCGTGCCGCTCTATTTCGCCGCCCCCCGCCCCACCGTCGAGCGCGACGGCATGCTGCTGATGGTCGATGATGAGCGCTTCCCGCTTGAACCGGGCGAAGTGCCGGTCGAACGCTCGATCCGCTTCCGCACGCTCGGCTGCTATCCGCTCACCGGCGCGGTCGAGAGCGAGGCCTCGACCCTGTCGGAGGTGATCCAGGAGATGCTGCTCACCACCACATCCGAGCGCCAGGGACGCGCCATCGACAAGGATGCCGGCGGCGCCGGCATGGAGAAGAAGAAGCAGGAAGGGTATTTCTGA